Proteins encoded together in one Halorubellus sp. JP-L1 window:
- a CDS encoding cation:proton antiporter — MLGFESAQVLATGGEGLDLLTFVALIVALGVGSQLLGARFRVPSVLFLIAAGIAVGPATGLITLETLGGAGPLSTIVGLAVAIIVFEGAFHLKISKLKEAQGAALRLVTIGAAIALVGTAVAVHYLLGAGWRISFLVGALLVATGPTVVTPILEVVPVRDRVAAALETEGIVNDVTAAIVAVVIFKSIRITTPDVADYARLFAERLGTGIVVGLAVAAVVYYIMQYVDVSPDNAPQNARLLTLAGAIVAFAIANQLFTEAGVAAAATAGLVLGNADLPYERQIEEFKGDVTLLVLSFVFIALAALLEFEQLLALGWEGLAVVVIVALVLRPLLVFLSTTGGRLTFDERMFVSLVGPRGIIPASVATLFALELSNPELEIYDPAAANVLVGTVFLVILVTVVFEGGLARQIAEYLDVIPMRVIVVGGGKVGRALAERLEDRGENVVLVEDDEVVVERARDAGFTVHDGDGTSTDVLRDAGAENAKIVVAATGDDDANLLVAQLAKSKFDVETVLARANQPDNVEAFEDVGVRTISSTMATAWALDNQIERPALADWMTHIGDNGDVQEVEVTSDHLAGRTIREVGPELPDGCIIALVERDGQAEVPAAEFTLQRGDSITLLGRREGVREAMAFCHPED; from the coding sequence ATGCTCGGGTTCGAGAGCGCCCAGGTGCTCGCTACGGGTGGCGAGGGTCTCGACCTGTTGACGTTCGTCGCGCTCATCGTGGCGCTCGGTGTCGGATCGCAACTCCTCGGCGCTCGCTTCCGGGTTCCGAGCGTGCTCTTCCTCATCGCGGCCGGCATCGCCGTCGGTCCGGCGACCGGGCTCATCACGCTCGAGACGCTTGGGGGCGCCGGCCCGCTCTCGACCATCGTCGGGCTCGCGGTCGCCATCATCGTCTTCGAGGGCGCATTCCACCTGAAGATATCGAAGCTCAAGGAGGCCCAGGGGGCGGCGCTCAGACTCGTCACGATCGGCGCCGCCATCGCCCTCGTCGGCACCGCCGTCGCCGTCCACTACCTGCTGGGTGCGGGCTGGCGCATCTCCTTCCTCGTCGGAGCGCTCCTCGTGGCGACGGGCCCGACCGTCGTCACCCCCATCCTCGAGGTCGTCCCGGTTCGCGACCGCGTCGCAGCCGCCCTCGAGACCGAAGGCATCGTGAACGACGTCACCGCCGCCATCGTCGCCGTCGTCATCTTCAAGTCGATACGCATCACCACGCCGGACGTCGCCGACTACGCCCGGCTGTTCGCCGAACGCCTCGGGACGGGCATCGTCGTCGGCCTCGCCGTCGCCGCGGTCGTCTACTACATCATGCAGTACGTGGACGTGTCGCCGGACAACGCCCCCCAGAACGCGCGCTTGCTCACGCTCGCCGGCGCCATCGTCGCGTTCGCGATCGCGAACCAGCTGTTCACGGAAGCGGGGGTCGCGGCGGCCGCGACGGCCGGCCTCGTCCTCGGGAACGCGGACCTCCCCTACGAGCGGCAGATAGAGGAGTTCAAGGGCGACGTGACGCTGCTCGTGCTCTCGTTCGTCTTCATCGCGCTCGCCGCACTCCTCGAGTTCGAGCAACTCCTGGCGCTTGGCTGGGAGGGACTCGCCGTCGTCGTCATCGTCGCGCTCGTCCTCCGCCCGCTGCTCGTGTTCCTGTCCACGACCGGCGGTCGGTTGACGTTCGACGAACGGATGTTCGTCAGTCTCGTCGGCCCCCGCGGGATCATTCCGGCTTCCGTCGCGACGCTGTTCGCGCTCGAACTGTCCAACCCGGAACTGGAGATCTACGATCCGGCCGCCGCCAACGTCCTCGTCGGCACCGTCTTCCTCGTCATCCTCGTCACCGTCGTCTTCGAGGGTGGCCTCGCCAGACAGATCGCCGAATACCTAGATGTGATACCAATGCGCGTAATCGTCGTCGGAGGCGGCAAGGTGGGTCGTGCACTCGCCGAACGCCTCGAAGACCGTGGAGAGAACGTCGTCCTCGTCGAAGACGACGAAGTAGTCGTCGAACGGGCTCGCGACGCCGGCTTCACCGTCCACGATGGCGACGGGACGAGCACGGACGTCCTGCGGGACGCGGGCGCGGAGAACGCGAAGATCGTCGTCGCTGCGACCGGCGACGACGACGCGAACCTCCTCGTGGCACAGCTGGCCAAGAGCAAGTTCGACGTCGAGACGGTGCTCGCTCGCGCGAACCAGCCCGACAACGTCGAGGCGTTCGAGGACGTCGGCGTTCGCACGATCTCCTCGACGATGGCGACCGCGTGGGCGCTCGACAACCAGATCGAGCGGCCGGCGCTCGCGGACTGGATGACGCACATCGGCGACAACGGCGACGTCCAGGAGGTCGAAGTGACGAGCGATCACCTCGCGGGTCGAACGATCCGCGAGGTCGGCCCGGAGCTCCCGGACGGCTGCATCATCGCGCTCGTCGAACGCGACGGACAGGCGGAGGTGCCGGCCGCGGAGTTCACGCTCCAGCGCGGCGACTCCATCACGCTCCTCGGGCGGCGCGAGGGCGTCCGCGAGGCGATGGCGTTCTGCCACCCGGAGGACTGA
- a CDS encoding PAS domain S-box protein, which translates to MSVGIEREAEAVIRVLHAEDDGQFASLAGQFMEREGPLSVTHVADAQTALERLEEASFECIVSDYDMPGINGLAFLDAVRERHPDLPFVLFTGKGSEEVASDAISKGVTDYLQKETGTEQYAVLANRIQNAVDGYRAERELERRVDQLRESERRFRTLVSNLPGMVYRCENERGWPMSFVSDGAEALTGYAAAELESDAVNWGAEVLVEDERDGLWETVQVALDDREPFQVEYEIQTSDGESKWVWERGRGVFEDDDLVALEGVITDVTDERALREDLRRERDLTRQLLETSPVGIMVNELDGTYRLVNDRAAEILGTTRERILDRTYDDDEWALQTTDGDALPSSETAFERLKAKAEGSSPDDDVFVRDLPHSVVRGDGERRLLSVNGAPLYDDDGDLDLLVFTIQVVDE; encoded by the coding sequence ATGTCGGTCGGCATCGAGCGCGAGGCGGAGGCCGTGATCCGGGTGTTGCACGCGGAGGACGACGGCCAGTTCGCGTCGCTCGCCGGCCAGTTCATGGAACGCGAGGGGCCGCTGTCCGTGACGCACGTCGCCGACGCCCAGACTGCACTGGAGCGTCTCGAGGAGGCGTCGTTCGAGTGCATCGTCAGCGACTACGACATGCCGGGGATAAACGGCCTGGCGTTTCTCGACGCGGTCCGCGAACGGCACCCCGACCTGCCGTTCGTTCTGTTCACGGGAAAAGGGAGCGAGGAGGTCGCGAGCGACGCGATCTCGAAGGGCGTCACGGACTACCTCCAGAAGGAGACGGGGACCGAACAGTACGCGGTGCTCGCGAACCGCATCCAGAACGCCGTCGACGGGTATCGCGCCGAACGCGAACTGGAGCGTCGCGTCGACCAGCTCCGGGAGAGCGAGCGGCGGTTCCGGACGCTCGTCTCGAACCTCCCGGGGATGGTGTACCGCTGCGAGAACGAGCGCGGATGGCCGATGTCGTTCGTGAGCGACGGCGCCGAGGCGCTGACCGGGTACGCGGCCGCGGAACTGGAGTCCGACGCGGTGAACTGGGGCGCGGAGGTGCTCGTGGAGGACGAACGCGACGGACTGTGGGAGACCGTGCAGGTCGCGCTCGACGACCGCGAGCCGTTCCAGGTCGAGTACGAGATCCAGACGAGCGACGGCGAGTCGAAGTGGGTGTGGGAGCGCGGCCGGGGCGTGTTCGAGGACGACGACCTAGTGGCGCTCGAGGGCGTCATCACGGACGTGACCGACGAGCGCGCGCTCCGCGAGGACTTGCGTCGGGAGCGAGACCTCACTCGCCAGCTCCTGGAGACGAGCCCGGTCGGGATCATGGTGAACGAGCTCGACGGCACGTACCGGCTGGTGAACGACCGGGCGGCGGAGATCCTGGGGACGACGCGCGAGCGCATCCTCGACCGGACGTACGACGACGACGAGTGGGCGCTCCAGACGACCGACGGCGACGCGCTCCCGTCGTCAGAGACGGCGTTCGAGCGATTGAAGGCGAAAGCAGAGGGGTCCTCGCCCGACGACGACGTGTTCGTGCGCGATCTCCCGCATTCGGTGGTCCGCGGCGACGGCGAACGTCGCCTGCTATCGGTGAACGGCGCGCCGCTGTACGACGACGACGGCGACCTCGACTTGCTCGTGTTCACCATCCAGGTCGTCGACGAGTGA
- a CDS encoding phosphatase PAP2 family protein yields the protein MSRSLGVAEFLTGVVPPWALPVVLLATTLAEAPVVVAVVLGRYWFRDRGDGMRLAVVVATAFALMLALKHEFALARPPAELRAPLSAVPAPFDEIYRDLLDTDESGFPSGHTTIAAAVFGGAALDAADRRRWLAVAAVLVALVGGSRVFLGVHYLADVAGGIALAAGVVAAARLADGWLGAPKGSLAVGTVGVLLSVAVLPGSVEVVAAAGVVAGVGLMWASVDLPEDPWTPSAATAKRALVAVGIAAVAATPILAFGATPVLAFTVAVVATSGAVALPAFVDPA from the coding sequence GTGAGTCGAAGTCTCGGCGTCGCGGAGTTCCTCACCGGGGTCGTCCCGCCGTGGGCGCTCCCCGTCGTCCTCCTGGCGACGACGCTCGCGGAGGCGCCCGTGGTCGTCGCGGTCGTCCTCGGCCGGTACTGGTTCCGGGACCGCGGGGACGGGATGCGGCTCGCGGTCGTCGTCGCGACCGCGTTCGCGCTCATGCTCGCGCTCAAGCACGAGTTCGCGCTCGCGCGACCGCCGGCGGAGCTGCGCGCACCCCTGTCGGCGGTGCCCGCGCCGTTCGACGAGATCTACCGCGACCTGCTGGACACCGACGAGTCCGGGTTCCCGAGCGGGCACACGACCATTGCAGCGGCCGTGTTCGGCGGTGCGGCGTTGGACGCCGCCGACCGCCGGCGGTGGCTGGCGGTCGCCGCGGTCCTCGTCGCGCTCGTCGGCGGGTCGCGAGTGTTCCTCGGCGTCCACTACCTCGCGGACGTCGCCGGCGGCATCGCACTCGCCGCGGGCGTCGTCGCCGCGGCGCGACTCGCGGACGGCTGGCTGGGCGCGCCGAAGGGCTCGCTCGCGGTCGGGACCGTCGGCGTCCTCCTGTCGGTCGCCGTCCTCCCGGGGTCCGTCGAGGTCGTCGCCGCGGCGGGCGTCGTCGCCGGCGTCGGCCTGATGTGGGCGAGCGTCGACCTCCCCGAGGACCCCTGGACGCCCTCCGCCGCGACCGCGAAGCGCGCGCTCGTGGCCGTCGGTATCGCCGCCGTCGCCGCGACCCCCATCCTCGCGTTCGGCGCGACGCCCGTGCTCGCGTTCACCGTCGCCGTGGTCGCCACGAGCGGCGCTGTCGCCCTCCCCGCCTTCGTCGACCCGGCGTGA
- a CDS encoding YihY/virulence factor BrkB family protein, with protein sequence MFEVSRIRRGVGVGRATVSLARTEQITFLAAAIAYYAFASVVPLLLLTAVVASVVGGEAFARDLVSFLGQTLTPASQDVLLSTLTTTTGRGSATLVGLVALLWSSLKVFRALDTAFSIVYGEPAEEGFLDAVVDGAVALGAVGVAITASVAFVAVLTLFEVPFLERLGVVVEVFLLTAAFYPLYYLFPGVDVSYREALPGALFAASGWTALSTLFQLYVSNAASFALWGVLGAALVVVTWLYVGALCLLVGAALNATLAGQTVPDVESDVASAVDRHLQNAGRRQSDSRMVDDRDESEDAADGEDESRDVVDSTGDADATTGARATSTVDDGGASAPGDGDGDEGDSDSAPGGDGDDSSAGAPSGDDGDGGDGGKETIGGDDDDRDAAALREEIEELRAELESFEDDVESRTLHRDDVEGDLKRYVRRRVRRGKARGWGPYLVLLYGTAMTLGAFYTPYLSGGWAIFAMVVIWLSTLGLYVLMVLAGIGFNLLSVPGRLRDVVGDWRS encoded by the coding sequence GTGTTCGAGGTTTCACGCATCCGGCGGGGCGTCGGCGTCGGTCGGGCGACGGTTTCGCTCGCCCGTACCGAGCAGATCACGTTCCTCGCCGCCGCCATCGCGTACTACGCGTTCGCCTCCGTCGTCCCGCTGCTGCTGTTGACGGCAGTCGTGGCGAGCGTCGTCGGCGGGGAGGCGTTCGCGCGCGACCTCGTCTCCTTCCTCGGGCAGACGCTGACGCCCGCGAGCCAGGACGTCCTCCTGTCGACGCTGACGACGACGACCGGCCGTGGATCCGCGACGCTCGTCGGGCTCGTCGCGCTCCTCTGGAGTTCCCTGAAGGTGTTCCGCGCGCTGGACACCGCGTTCTCGATCGTGTACGGCGAACCGGCCGAGGAGGGCTTTCTCGACGCGGTCGTCGACGGCGCCGTCGCGCTCGGCGCGGTCGGCGTCGCGATCACCGCGAGCGTCGCGTTCGTCGCCGTCCTCACGCTCTTCGAGGTGCCGTTCCTCGAACGCCTCGGGGTGGTCGTCGAGGTGTTCCTCCTGACCGCGGCGTTCTACCCGCTGTACTACCTCTTCCCGGGCGTCGACGTCTCCTACCGCGAGGCGCTGCCCGGAGCGCTGTTCGCCGCGAGCGGCTGGACCGCGCTCTCCACGCTGTTCCAGCTGTACGTCTCGAACGCCGCCAGTTTCGCGCTCTGGGGCGTCCTCGGCGCCGCGCTCGTCGTCGTGACGTGGCTGTACGTCGGCGCCCTCTGCTTGCTCGTCGGCGCGGCCCTGAACGCGACCCTCGCCGGCCAGACGGTCCCGGACGTCGAATCTGACGTCGCGAGTGCGGTCGACCGGCACCTTCAAAATGCGGGCCGTCGACAGTCTGACTCAAGAATGGTCGACGACCGCGACGAGTCCGAGGACGCCGCCGACGGCGAGGACGAGAGCCGGGACGTCGTCGACTCGACCGGCGACGCGGACGCCACGACCGGCGCGCGCGCCACCAGCACAGTCGACGACGGCGGCGCGAGCGCACCCGGCGACGGTGACGGCGACGAGGGCGACAGCGACAGCGCTCCAGGCGGCGACGGTGACGACAGCAGTGCGGGTGCTCCCAGCGGCGACGACGGCGACGGCGGCGACGGCGGCAAGGAGACGATCGGCGGGGACGACGACGACCGCGACGCGGCGGCGCTCCGCGAAGAGATCGAGGAGCTCCGCGCGGAACTCGAGTCGTTCGAGGACGACGTCGAATCCCGGACGCTCCACCGCGACGACGTCGAGGGGGACCTGAAGCGGTACGTGCGCCGGCGCGTCCGCCGCGGGAAGGCCCGCGGCTGGGGGCCGTACCTCGTCCTCCTCTACGGCACCGCGATGACCCTCGGCGCGTTCTACACGCCGTACCTCTCGGGCGGCTGGGCGATCTTCGCGATGGTCGTCATCTGGCTGTCGACGCTCGGCCTGTACGTCCTGATGGTGCTCGCCGGAATCGGATTCAACCTGCTGTCGGTCCCGGGGCGCCTGCGGGACGTCGTCGGCGACTGGCGGTCGTGA
- a CDS encoding tRNA (guanine(26)-N(2))-dimethyltransferase, which translates to MEVTEGAVTIEVPEQDGEGKGDAVFFNAVQELNRDLTVAVLDAYREREDRAETYLDAMTATGVRGARAAAQGWDVTCADVDPDAVELARANLERNDLDGRVVERDVNALLWDEYVDVVDIDPFGSPMPFADAAFANTRDLVCITATDTAPLCGAHFDSGVRSYSATPRNTDFHAEMGLRILLGALARTAGRFDVGVDPIFTHATSHYVRTYLDCSHSATASNQSVQDAQGHLYHCEDCLYRDADRGLIAHPPETCPRCESARISAAGPLWLDAYVDREFAATVRERVTDDMGTAEDARELCTTLEGELDEPSHYDQHRLCKQWGIGASAMDAFLDAIRDEGHDASPAHYGGTTFKTTASIDAMRDATSDLAP; encoded by the coding sequence ATGGAGGTCACGGAGGGCGCGGTGACGATCGAGGTCCCCGAACAGGACGGCGAGGGGAAGGGCGACGCGGTGTTCTTCAACGCCGTTCAGGAGCTGAACCGCGACCTGACGGTCGCCGTGCTGGACGCGTACCGCGAGCGCGAGGACCGCGCGGAGACGTACCTGGACGCGATGACCGCGACCGGCGTCCGCGGCGCGCGCGCCGCCGCGCAGGGGTGGGACGTGACGTGCGCGGACGTCGACCCGGACGCCGTCGAGCTGGCCCGGGCGAACCTCGAGCGGAACGACCTCGACGGGCGCGTCGTCGAACGCGACGTGAACGCGCTGCTGTGGGACGAGTACGTCGACGTCGTCGACATAGACCCGTTCGGGTCGCCGATGCCGTTCGCGGACGCGGCGTTCGCGAACACCCGGGACCTCGTCTGCATCACCGCGACCGACACCGCGCCGCTCTGTGGCGCGCACTTCGACTCGGGCGTCCGCTCCTATAGCGCGACCCCGCGGAACACGGACTTCCACGCCGAGATGGGCCTCCGGATACTCCTCGGTGCGCTCGCGCGGACCGCCGGCCGGTTCGACGTCGGCGTCGACCCGATCTTCACGCACGCCACCAGTCACTACGTCCGCACGTACCTCGACTGCTCGCACAGCGCGACCGCGTCGAACCAGAGCGTTCAGGACGCTCAAGGGCACCTCTATCACTGCGAGGACTGCCTCTACCGCGACGCCGACCGCGGCCTGATCGCGCACCCGCCCGAGACGTGCCCGCGCTGCGAGAGCGCCCGTATCTCCGCGGCCGGCCCGCTCTGGCTCGACGCGTACGTCGACCGCGAGTTCGCCGCGACCGTCCGCGAGCGCGTCACCGACGACATGGGGACCGCCGAGGACGCCCGCGAACTCTGCACCACGCTCGAGGGCGAACTCGACGAGCCCAGTCACTACGACCAGCATCGCCTCTGCAAGCAGTGGGGGATCGGCGCGAGCGCCATGGACGCATTTCTAGACGCCATCCGCGACGAGGGCCACGACGCCTCGCCCGCGCACTACGGCGGCACGACGTTCAAGACCACCGCGAGCATCGACGCGATGCGCGACGCCACCAGCGACCTCGCGCCCTGA
- a CDS encoding TIGR01548 family HAD-type hydrolase, whose product MNVDAVVLDVDGVLVDVADSYRRAIVESIETVYGRTIRRADIQSFKDAGGFNNDWELTDAAALFVLAKGEGFALSMDDYTDRIAEEGGGVDAAERVVCAELGGNATERVRREWNRERLRDVFQQLYLGADLYRGIEDAEPDPDLAGDGFIHDEPVIVAPETVDALTRRFDVGVVTGRPAAEAEIALERAGLDVPLEHRFTMDDWEEGKPHPYALTTLAERFAADSVAFVGDTLDDVRTAVNAADADPSREYPGIGVLTGGLTGDDGRRKYEDAGASAVLDSVNDLPEFLD is encoded by the coding sequence ATGAACGTGGACGCGGTCGTGCTGGACGTGGACGGCGTGCTGGTGGACGTCGCGGATTCGTACCGGCGCGCGATCGTCGAGAGCATCGAGACGGTGTACGGGCGGACGATCAGGAGGGCGGACATTCAGTCGTTCAAGGACGCCGGTGGGTTCAACAACGACTGGGAACTCACGGACGCTGCCGCGCTGTTCGTGCTGGCGAAGGGCGAGGGGTTCGCGCTCTCGATGGACGACTACACCGACCGTATCGCCGAGGAAGGCGGCGGCGTCGACGCGGCCGAGCGAGTCGTATGCGCGGAACTGGGCGGAAACGCGACCGAGCGCGTGCGCCGCGAGTGGAACCGCGAGCGCTTGCGAGACGTCTTCCAGCAGCTCTACCTCGGCGCGGACCTCTACCGCGGCATCGAGGACGCGGAACCGGACCCCGACCTGGCTGGTGACGGGTTCATCCACGACGAACCCGTCATCGTCGCGCCGGAGACCGTCGACGCCCTCACGAGGCGGTTCGACGTCGGCGTCGTCACCGGCCGGCCGGCCGCGGAGGCCGAGATCGCCCTGGAGCGGGCGGGCCTCGACGTCCCCCTCGAGCACCGGTTCACGATGGACGACTGGGAGGAGGGCAAACCCCATCCCTACGCGCTCACGACGCTCGCCGAGCGCTTCGCCGCGGACTCGGTTGCGTTCGTCGGTGACACCCTCGACGACGTCCGCACCGCGGTGAACGCCGCCGACGCGGACCCGAGCCGCGAGTACCCCGGCATCGGCGTCCTCACGGGCGGCCTCACCGGCGACGACGGCCGCCGCAAGTACGAGGACGCGGGCGCGAGCGCTGTACTCGACTCCGTGAACGACCTTCCCGAGTTCCTCGACTAG
- a CDS encoding catalase: MTDDAPDDDASDDGVEQESTDSTDAERHDARADGGDDVDENSKREQLDEASELPDDEYLTTDQGVRVDDTDNSLTAGARGPTLMEDFHFREKMTQFDHESIPERVVHARGTGAHGYFEPYDDPDLGEYDDVSDLTKASFLQDADQRTPVFVRFSTVVGSRGSADTVRDVRGFATKFYTEDGNYDLVANNMPPFFIQDAMKFPDLVHAIKPEPDDEIPQASAAHDTFWDFASLQPETTHMLMWVLSDRALPRYFRTMEGFGVHTFRLVNDAGESRFVKFHWRPKYGTHSLVWDETQKLAGKDPDFNRRNLYSAIDGGDYPEFELGVQIVEEDDADRFDFDLLDPTKLVPEEEVPVRPIGRMVLNEKPDNFFAETEQVAFHPGNVVPGIDFTNDPLLQGRLFSYQDTQLNRFNGANWDELPINRPLAEVHNNQRAGFMRRTINGGKGSYSPNSIADGEPTEATEEEGAYVHHAEKVEGKKIRERSESFQDHFSQARLFWNSMSEAEKQHIVNATHFELGKVERKEVRERVVYDLFNNVSHDLAVRAAEGIGIEPPAEPGDEIADHDRESPALSQENTTMDTIETRRVAVLVDDGFDDDQVSDVMDDLEERGATVEVVSKMLGERSGADGTTVEADKSHVTSASIMYDAVFVPGGRESVDALEEQGDARHFVAEAFKHKKPIAALGDGVELLEAVDLPDVDLSGDGDDVVAEQGVVTDAAADDVDAFVDAFADAIAEHRHWDRTDETVSA; the protein is encoded by the coding sequence ATGACAGACGACGCCCCCGACGACGACGCATCCGACGACGGAGTCGAACAGGAATCGACCGACAGTACCGACGCCGAACGGCACGACGCGCGCGCCGACGGCGGGGACGACGTCGACGAGAACAGTAAGCGCGAGCAGCTAGACGAGGCGAGCGAGCTCCCCGACGACGAGTACCTGACGACCGACCAGGGCGTCCGCGTCGACGACACGGACAACTCGCTCACCGCCGGGGCGCGCGGGCCGACGCTGATGGAGGACTTCCACTTCCGGGAGAAGATGACGCAGTTCGACCACGAGAGCATCCCGGAGCGAGTCGTTCACGCCCGTGGTACCGGCGCGCACGGCTACTTCGAGCCGTACGACGACCCCGACCTCGGAGAATACGACGACGTTTCGGACCTGACGAAGGCGTCGTTCCTCCAGGACGCCGACCAGCGGACGCCCGTGTTCGTGCGGTTCTCCACCGTCGTCGGCTCCCGGGGGTCCGCGGACACCGTCCGGGACGTCCGCGGGTTCGCGACGAAGTTCTACACCGAGGACGGGAACTACGACCTCGTCGCGAACAACATGCCGCCGTTCTTCATTCAGGACGCGATGAAGTTCCCCGACCTCGTCCACGCCATCAAGCCCGAGCCCGACGACGAGATCCCGCAGGCGTCGGCCGCCCACGACACGTTCTGGGACTTCGCGTCCCTCCAGCCCGAGACCACGCACATGCTGATGTGGGTGCTCTCGGATCGCGCGCTCCCCCGCTACTTCCGCACGATGGAGGGCTTCGGCGTGCACACGTTCCGGCTGGTGAACGACGCCGGCGAGTCGCGCTTCGTGAAGTTCCACTGGCGGCCGAAGTACGGCACGCACTCGCTGGTGTGGGACGAGACCCAGAAGCTCGCCGGGAAGGACCCGGACTTCAACCGCCGGAACCTCTACAGCGCCATCGACGGCGGCGACTACCCCGAGTTCGAACTCGGCGTGCAGATCGTCGAGGAGGACGACGCCGACCGGTTCGACTTCGACCTGCTCGACCCGACGAAGCTCGTCCCCGAGGAGGAGGTGCCGGTTCGGCCCATCGGGCGGATGGTCCTGAACGAGAAGCCGGACAACTTCTTCGCGGAGACCGAGCAGGTCGCGTTCCACCCCGGCAACGTCGTCCCCGGCATCGACTTCACGAACGACCCGCTCCTGCAGGGCCGACTGTTCTCGTACCAGGACACCCAGCTCAATCGCTTCAACGGCGCGAACTGGGACGAACTCCCCATCAACCGGCCGCTCGCTGAAGTCCACAACAACCAGCGCGCCGGGTTCATGCGGCGGACGATCAACGGCGGGAAGGGGTCGTACTCGCCGAACTCGATCGCGGACGGCGAGCCGACGGAAGCCACCGAGGAGGAGGGCGCGTACGTCCACCACGCCGAGAAGGTGGAGGGGAAGAAGATACGCGAGCGCAGCGAGAGCTTCCAGGACCACTTCTCGCAAGCGCGCTTGTTCTGGAACAGCATGAGCGAGGCGGAGAAGCAGCACATCGTGAACGCGACGCACTTCGAACTCGGGAAGGTCGAACGAAAGGAGGTCCGGGAGCGCGTCGTCTACGACCTCTTCAACAACGTCTCCCACGACCTCGCCGTCCGTGCCGCGGAGGGGATCGGGATCGAGCCGCCCGCGGAGCCCGGCGACGAGATCGCGGACCACGACCGGGAGTCGCCCGCGCTCAGCCAGGAGAACACGACGATGGACACCATCGAGACGCGTCGCGTCGCGGTCCTCGTCGACGACGGGTTCGACGACGACCAGGTATCGGACGTGATGGACGACCTCGAGGAGCGCGGAGCGACGGTCGAGGTCGTCTCGAAGATGCTCGGAGAGCGGTCCGGCGCGGACGGAACGACAGTGGAGGCGGACAAGAGCCACGTGACGTCGGCGTCCATCATGTACGACGCGGTGTTCGTGCCGGGCGGCCGAGAGAGCGTCGACGCGCTCGAAGAGCAAGGCGACGCGAGGCACTTCGTGGCGGAGGCGTTCAAGCACAAGAAGCCCATCGCCGCGCTCGGCGACGGCGTCGAACTGCTCGAGGCCGTCGACCTGCCGGACGTCGACCTCTCGGGGGACGGCGACGACGTGGTCGCGGAGCAGGGCGTCGTCACGGACGCCGCCGCGGACGACGTGGACGCGTTCGTCGACGCGTTCGCGGACGCCATCGCCGAGCACCGGCACTGGGACCGCACCGACGAGACCGTCTCCGCGTAG
- the npdG gene encoding NADPH-dependent F420 reductase, translating to MRIALLGGTGDIGQGLALRWAYDTDHEVLIGSRDPEKARTKAEEYETELSSRGRDCTVNGFENAMAADRADVVVLAVPPYHVGDTVDAVADRLDDDTVLVSPAVGMKGDEDGMHYHPPSAGSVTALAARAAPDDVSVIGAFHNLSADRLANLDVELDLDTLLVGDDPDAKDTVERLADAIEGLRPLDAGPIANASEVESITPLVINIARHNDGMHDVGVRFQ from the coding sequence ATGCGAATCGCACTACTCGGCGGTACCGGCGACATCGGGCAGGGACTCGCGCTCCGCTGGGCGTACGACACCGACCACGAGGTCCTCATTGGCTCCCGGGACCCGGAGAAGGCGCGGACGAAGGCCGAGGAGTACGAGACGGAACTCTCGTCGCGCGGCCGGGACTGCACCGTGAATGGCTTCGAGAACGCGATGGCCGCGGACCGCGCGGACGTCGTCGTCCTCGCCGTCCCACCGTACCACGTCGGTGACACCGTCGACGCCGTCGCCGACCGCCTCGACGACGACACCGTCCTCGTCTCGCCCGCCGTCGGCATGAAGGGCGACGAGGACGGCATGCACTATCACCCGCCGAGCGCCGGGAGCGTCACCGCGCTCGCCGCGCGCGCCGCCCCCGACGACGTCAGCGTCATCGGCGCGTTCCACAACCTCAGCGCCGACCGCCTCGCGAACCTCGACGTCGAACTCGACCTCGACACCCTCCTCGTCGGCGACGACCCCGACGCAAAGGATACCGTCGAGCGACTCGCCGACGCCATCGAAGGCCTCCGCCCGCTCGACGCCGGCCCCATCGCGAACGCCAGCGAAGTCGAATCCATCACGCCACTCGTCATCAACATCGCCCGCCACAACGACGGCATGCACGACGTGGGCGTGCGCTTCCAGTAG
- a CDS encoding co-chaperone YbbN, translated as MTVTLKDFYADWCGPCKTQDPILDELEEDWEGRFQVEKVNVDEEQDVANEYQVRSLPTLVVENDDGIVERFVGVTQREDLEDALEQAGA; from the coding sequence ATGACGGTTACGCTCAAGGACTTCTACGCGGACTGGTGTGGCCCCTGCAAGACCCAGGACCCGATCCTCGACGAGCTCGAGGAGGACTGGGAGGGCCGGTTCCAGGTGGAGAAGGTGAACGTCGACGAGGAGCAGGACGTCGCCAACGAGTACCAGGTTCGGTCGCTGCCGACGCTCGTCGTCGAGAACGACGACGGCATCGTCGAGCGCTTCGTCGGCGTCACCCAGCGCGAGGACCTGGAGGACGCGCTCGAACAGGCCGGCGCCTGA